A window from Aquabacterium sp. NJ1 encodes these proteins:
- a CDS encoding cold-shock protein, with product MTTQTGTVKWFNEGKGFGFIAPDDGSKDLFAHFKEIQGGGFKTLNENQRVEFEVTQGQKGPQASNIRSLG from the coding sequence ATGACGACTCAAACCGGTACCGTGAAGTGGTTCAACGAAGGCAAGGGCTTTGGCTTCATCGCCCCCGATGACGGCAGCAAGGATCTCTTTGCCCACTTCAAAGAAATCCAGGGCGGCGGCTTCAAGACCCTCAACGAGAACCAGCGGGTCGAGTTTGAAGTGACCCAAGGGCAAAAAGGCCCACAGGCATCGAACATCCGTAGCCTGGGTTGA
- the bktB gene encoding beta-ketothiolase BktB translates to MKRSVYILAAARTAIGTFGGTLKDVSPADLATTAVVAALGRSSVKPEEVGHVVFGNVMPSCPQDAYLSRVAAIRAGIPYSTPAFNVNRLCGSGVQAIISASLQIQSGDVEVAVAGGAESMSKSAYLLPSVRWGARMGDVGAIDFMLGVLHDPLSNIHMGETAENIAHMFDITRQQQDEYALESQRRAANAIAKGYFKEQIVPITLKAKKGEVVFDTDEGVRPGSTMEQLAAMRPAFRRDGGTVTAGNASTLNDGAAAVVLASEDWVRKQGASPLARIVSFAHSGVDPQIMGVGPVSASRLALERAGIGIEALDLIESNDAFAAQACAVAKLLELPADKVNPNGSGLSLGHPISATGAILVTKAVYELARIEGRYALVTMCIGGGQGIAMVLEREPR, encoded by the coding sequence ATGAAACGCTCTGTCTATATTCTCGCAGCTGCCCGCACCGCAATCGGCACATTCGGGGGGACGCTGAAAGACGTGTCCCCTGCAGATCTTGCTACCACGGCTGTCGTTGCCGCACTGGGGCGCAGCTCGGTCAAGCCGGAAGAGGTGGGCCACGTTGTCTTTGGCAACGTGATGCCATCTTGTCCCCAGGATGCTTATCTCAGCAGGGTTGCCGCCATACGAGCAGGCATTCCCTACTCCACACCCGCTTTCAACGTCAACCGACTCTGCGGCTCGGGCGTGCAAGCGATCATTTCGGCATCGCTGCAAATTCAGTCCGGCGATGTGGAGGTGGCCGTTGCAGGTGGCGCTGAGTCGATGAGCAAGTCCGCGTACCTGCTCCCTTCTGTCCGTTGGGGAGCACGGATGGGGGATGTTGGGGCCATCGACTTCATGCTTGGTGTGCTGCATGATCCATTGAGCAACATCCACATGGGCGAGACGGCGGAGAACATCGCTCACATGTTCGATATCACTCGTCAGCAGCAAGACGAGTACGCACTGGAGTCCCAACGCCGAGCGGCTAACGCCATCGCCAAGGGCTACTTCAAAGAGCAGATTGTCCCGATCACGCTGAAGGCGAAAAAGGGGGAAGTGGTCTTTGATACGGACGAGGGCGTCAGGCCCGGGTCCACCATGGAACAGCTCGCCGCAATGCGCCCCGCATTCCGACGGGATGGTGGAACAGTGACCGCGGGTAACGCGTCGACATTGAACGATGGCGCGGCTGCGGTCGTCCTGGCTTCCGAAGACTGGGTTCGCAAGCAGGGTGCCTCGCCGCTTGCAAGAATCGTTTCCTTTGCACACTCAGGCGTTGACCCGCAAATCATGGGTGTAGGGCCCGTGAGCGCGAGCAGGCTGGCACTCGAGCGCGCGGGTATCGGTATCGAAGCTCTGGATCTCATTGAGTCGAATGATGCCTTCGCGGCGCAGGCATGCGCCGTAGCGAAACTGCTCGAACTCCCTGCAGACAAGGTGAACCCGAACGGCTCGGGCCTCTCGCTGGGACACCCCATTTCTGCCACGGGCGCGATCCTGGTGACCAAGGCGGTCTACGAACTTGCGCGCATTGAAGGGCGCTATGCACTGGTAACCATGTGCATTGGCGGCGGACAGGGCATCGCGATGGTCTTGGAGCGAGAGCCCCGTTGA
- a CDS encoding alkane 1-monooxygenase encodes MKLLHYLKYFLFHGVAIGAFASILAGGHWTTVGLLAIVVYYVVGDAVLGDDTSTPSFGFPGILTFQLWLSLPLVAAIVFAMVWSVCPGDPLGFGAWVHAQTGYDILAARAATTWLHHASGIVLTILMIGIIGTIPAHELTHRTWDPISMLIGRWILAYSFDTNFSIEHVYGHHRYVSTTADPATAPRGRSVYTHILASTIKGHHSAWTIEAKRLRREGHAVFSPRNAVLRGVFMSSLLVAAAWAMGGAVATAVFVTCALGAKALLEIVNYLEHYGMVRNPDVPVQPRHSWNTNRRISSWSMFNLTRHSHHHAQGEVPYQDLRPMPEAPMMIGGYLTTIIAAMIPPLWHKLMIPKVLEWDRKYASDEERILAAQANEKSGIPAFKAALKLSMYKKAAASAAEKTATA; translated from the coding sequence ATGAAGCTCCTTCACTACCTCAAATATTTTCTGTTTCATGGCGTCGCTATCGGCGCGTTCGCATCCATTCTGGCTGGCGGTCATTGGACGACCGTAGGCTTGCTGGCCATCGTCGTCTATTACGTCGTTGGCGACGCAGTGCTCGGGGATGACACCTCGACGCCTTCATTTGGATTTCCCGGCATCTTGACCTTTCAGCTCTGGCTGTCGCTTCCTCTGGTAGCCGCCATCGTGTTCGCGATGGTGTGGAGCGTTTGCCCCGGTGATCCCTTGGGATTTGGCGCGTGGGTCCATGCCCAAACCGGCTACGACATCCTCGCAGCGAGGGCAGCGACCACATGGCTACATCACGCCTCTGGCATCGTTTTGACCATCTTGATGATTGGCATCATTGGCACGATTCCGGCGCATGAACTGACCCACAGGACTTGGGATCCAATCTCGATGCTCATCGGTCGTTGGATTTTGGCTTACAGCTTCGACACCAACTTCTCCATCGAGCATGTCTACGGTCATCACCGCTATGTCTCGACAACCGCTGATCCTGCTACGGCACCTCGCGGTCGAAGCGTCTACACCCACATCCTGGCATCAACCATCAAGGGTCACCACAGCGCCTGGACCATTGAAGCCAAGCGTCTGCGCCGAGAAGGGCATGCTGTTTTCTCGCCCCGCAACGCCGTGCTACGTGGTGTATTCATGAGCTCGCTGCTCGTCGCAGCCGCATGGGCCATGGGGGGGGCTGTTGCCACCGCGGTGTTCGTGACTTGTGCGCTGGGCGCCAAAGCCCTGCTTGAGATCGTGAACTATCTCGAACACTACGGCATGGTTCGGAACCCCGACGTCCCGGTTCAACCACGCCATTCGTGGAACACCAACCGCCGCATCAGCTCCTGGTCGATGTTTAACCTGACACGCCACTCTCATCACCATGCACAAGGCGAGGTTCCCTACCAGGACCTGCGGCCTATGCCGGAGGCGCCCATGATGATCGGCGGTTATCTCACGACCATCATTGCAGCGATGATCCCGCCCCTTTGGCACAAGTTGATGATTCCAAAGGTCCTTGAGTGGGATCGCAAGTACGCGTCTGACGAGGAGCGGATCCTGGCGGCCCAGGCCAACGAGAAGAGCGGTATCCCCGCGTTCAAGGCCGCACTCAAGCTGTCCATGTACAAGAAGGCAGCTGCATCGGCAGCGGAGAAAACAGCAACAGCCTGA
- a CDS encoding 2Fe-2S iron-sulfur cluster binding domain-containing protein, which translates to MFSLFFGKKPATARINGKPISVKPKDTILLAALREGIEFPHSCRVGGCAKCKCRLVDGKVKRLTQFGYVLSEEEIKDGVILACQSVPVGDVSVEVDVENAAKAQSVSGTVVEQAQLTHDIARLRIQLAQPLHFRPGQFATLELADLPGVRRSYSFASPVSPDGQISFFVRKLPGGRFSGFVHERNLVGRSIAVDGPHGDFWLRESDRPLLMVAGGSGLAPILAMLEQSIESQPNRSVTVLFGARTQRDIYCRQELARIANRWSGHFKHVTVLSAEPEGSDWQGVRGMLADVVGAYCVPQCEAYLCGPPPMVDSVLAALAACGITPQDIRIDRFATEHVEAVPV; encoded by the coding sequence ATGTTTTCCTTATTCTTTGGCAAAAAACCCGCCACCGCCCGGATCAATGGCAAGCCCATTTCGGTGAAGCCGAAAGACACCATCTTGCTCGCGGCATTGCGAGAGGGCATTGAATTTCCTCACAGCTGCCGGGTCGGCGGTTGCGCCAAGTGCAAATGCCGCCTGGTCGATGGAAAGGTCAAGCGACTGACGCAGTTCGGCTATGTGCTGTCTGAAGAGGAGATCAAGGATGGTGTCATCCTTGCCTGTCAGAGCGTGCCTGTTGGCGATGTATCTGTTGAGGTCGACGTCGAGAACGCAGCGAAGGCGCAATCTGTGTCTGGCACTGTTGTTGAGCAGGCACAGCTAACGCATGACATCGCGCGCTTGCGGATTCAGCTCGCACAACCGCTCCACTTCCGACCTGGGCAGTTCGCGACGTTGGAGCTAGCTGACCTGCCTGGTGTCAGACGTAGCTACTCATTTGCAAGCCCTGTCTCTCCCGACGGTCAAATCTCGTTCTTCGTCAGGAAGCTGCCTGGCGGACGGTTCTCCGGCTTCGTGCATGAGCGCAACCTGGTTGGGCGCAGCATCGCAGTAGACGGTCCTCATGGGGATTTCTGGTTGCGCGAATCAGACCGTCCCTTGCTCATGGTGGCAGGTGGCAGCGGACTCGCGCCGATTCTCGCGATGTTGGAGCAATCCATTGAGTCTCAGCCGAATCGCTCCGTGACAGTCTTGTTCGGAGCGCGCACCCAGAGGGACATCTACTGCCGCCAGGAGCTTGCGCGAATCGCCAACCGTTGGTCCGGGCACTTCAAGCACGTCACGGTGCTATCCGCCGAGCCGGAGGGGTCTGACTGGCAAGGCGTCCGCGGCATGTTGGCGGACGTGGTGGGAGCCTATTGCGTACCGCAATGCGAGGCCTATCTCTGCGGCCCGCCCCCCATGGTCGACAGCGTGTTGGCCGCACTGGCCGCATGTGGCATCACGCCGCAAGACATCCGCATCGATCGATTCGCGACCGAGCACGTCGAAGCAGTGCCTGTCTAA
- a CDS encoding AraC family transcriptional regulator, whose product MNLTIPNRFIECQLMGLESYGAGSLLTSKREKLNQAIERDDAPLASALLNQLWTEAERVSGKSQIALLTARGVHPTVLLGLLFHRALAADSLGSAVKETFINRQALSIGEFIRWQRQSDGLYLLSVGYIGGMDRCSPARAEFTLAIILSALSCIAGHHIRPKLTSLNRRSIQEFELFKSVFGPNICAGASTTSILLEPGDVDAPLPTAAPLLRKLLDPVLDAVFRTRTSSGVIASVQAAIHEELPHGNITRAHIAKRMCMSERTLQRRLAGANTSYAEVLDQVRAELAKLLTDHGVHVHSKLAFELGYSDPSCVYRAMRRWGIKATKSLNLLKI is encoded by the coding sequence ATGAACCTCACGATTCCGAATCGCTTCATTGAGTGCCAGTTGATGGGCCTTGAATCGTACGGCGCAGGGAGCCTGTTGACTTCCAAACGCGAGAAGCTCAATCAAGCAATCGAGCGCGATGATGCACCGCTCGCCTCCGCATTGCTTAATCAACTTTGGACAGAAGCCGAGAGAGTGAGCGGCAAATCGCAAATCGCACTGCTGACCGCCCGTGGCGTACATCCGACCGTCTTGCTTGGGCTGCTTTTTCATCGAGCGCTGGCAGCAGACTCTTTGGGCAGCGCGGTCAAAGAGACATTCATCAATCGGCAGGCGCTTTCGATTGGCGAGTTCATCCGCTGGCAGCGACAGAGCGATGGGCTCTACTTGCTCAGCGTTGGCTACATCGGTGGGATGGACCGGTGTAGTCCGGCAAGAGCGGAATTCACGCTTGCAATCATCCTGAGCGCTTTGAGTTGCATTGCAGGTCATCACATCCGGCCGAAACTAACAAGCCTCAATCGCCGATCGATACAAGAGTTTGAGCTATTCAAAAGCGTGTTCGGCCCGAACATCTGTGCGGGCGCGTCGACCACATCGATCTTGTTGGAGCCCGGAGATGTGGACGCACCGCTGCCGACCGCTGCCCCGCTACTTCGCAAGCTGTTGGATCCAGTTCTGGATGCGGTTTTTCGAACACGGACAAGCTCCGGCGTCATTGCCAGCGTTCAAGCAGCCATCCACGAGGAGCTGCCACACGGTAATATCACGCGTGCACACATTGCCAAACGCATGTGCATGTCGGAGAGAACCCTCCAGAGGCGCTTGGCCGGGGCCAATACATCCTATGCAGAAGTGCTCGATCAGGTTCGTGCAGAGTTGGCGAAGCTGTTGACGGACCACGGCGTACATGTTCATTCAAAGCTCGCCTTTGAGCTAGGCTATTCAGATCCAAGTTGCGTCTATCGAGCCATGCGTAGGTGGGGCATCAAGGCCACCAAGTCTTTGAATCTTTTGAAGATTTGA
- a CDS encoding GMC family oxidoreductase, with translation MSKLPDPFREGLSKGWKVTNGETGLPDAVSCDVAIIGSGAGAGITAELLTKAGLDVVLIEEGPLRTSSDFNQKESEAYSQLYQEGAGRKTMDGAITLLQGRCVGGTTVINWTSSFRTPDSTLGYWQEHFNLPTYSSAELAPWFAQAERRLNVHRWDEGTPNANNELLRAGAKQIGVSAEVIPRNVKGCWNLGSCGMGCPTNAKQSMLVTTIPSSLEAGARLFCQTRVHKFVFKGDKVESLGCVAVRVNGQTVSDHVMHVKAKHYVLAGGAINSPALLKRSDAPDPHGLLGTRTFLHPVSMSAGVYKDRIEAWRGAPQSIYSDHFVHDAPFDGPIGFKLEATPMHPGLSSALLGGHGKSLAERLLNYPNTQLLLALMRDGFHPDSQGGTVHVNLDGSPLLNYDLSDYVMGGLKRALLAMAEVQFAAGATQVMPLHEQAPYYKSWAEARAGIKELDMKKYLVTVGSAHIMGGCRLSGDATLGVVRPDGVHWQIENLSVHDGSIFPTSIGANPQLSIYGMVNRLATQLAKVLAHKDVSLA, from the coding sequence ATGAGCAAACTTCCTGATCCTTTTCGCGAAGGCCTCTCCAAAGGTTGGAAAGTCACCAACGGTGAGACCGGGCTGCCGGATGCCGTCAGCTGCGATGTGGCCATCATCGGCTCAGGCGCGGGGGCCGGTATCACGGCCGAGCTACTGACCAAAGCAGGACTGGATGTTGTCCTCATTGAGGAAGGCCCGCTACGAACCAGTTCGGACTTCAATCAAAAGGAGTCCGAGGCCTATAGCCAGCTGTACCAGGAGGGCGCCGGTCGTAAAACCATGGACGGGGCGATCACGCTATTGCAAGGTCGCTGCGTCGGAGGCACGACCGTCATCAACTGGACAAGCTCCTTCAGAACCCCGGATTCGACACTGGGCTATTGGCAAGAACATTTCAATCTGCCGACCTACTCATCGGCCGAACTGGCGCCCTGGTTTGCCCAAGCAGAGCGCAGGCTCAACGTTCATCGTTGGGATGAAGGCACGCCCAATGCCAATAACGAACTGCTCAGGGCGGGCGCGAAGCAAATTGGTGTCAGCGCGGAGGTCATCCCTCGAAATGTGAAAGGCTGCTGGAACTTGGGATCTTGCGGCATGGGGTGCCCAACGAATGCGAAGCAGTCGATGTTGGTCACGACCATTCCTTCCTCGCTTGAGGCAGGCGCGAGACTCTTTTGTCAAACGAGGGTTCACAAGTTCGTGTTCAAAGGCGACAAGGTCGAATCACTTGGATGCGTTGCCGTGAGAGTCAATGGACAGACGGTTTCTGACCATGTCATGCACGTCAAGGCAAAGCACTATGTGCTTGCCGGAGGCGCCATCAATTCGCCGGCACTGCTAAAGCGGTCCGACGCGCCAGATCCACATGGACTGTTGGGTACCAGGACTTTCCTGCATCCGGTTTCCATGTCGGCGGGCGTTTACAAGGACAGGATCGAGGCATGGAGAGGCGCACCTCAGTCGATCTACTCCGATCACTTTGTCCATGATGCGCCCTTTGATGGGCCGATCGGATTCAAGCTGGAGGCAACGCCCATGCACCCAGGCCTGAGTTCCGCACTGCTCGGCGGGCATGGAAAGTCGCTGGCAGAGCGTCTACTCAACTACCCCAACACGCAGTTGCTGTTGGCATTGATGCGCGACGGGTTCCATCCTGATTCGCAAGGCGGTACCGTGCATGTCAACCTGGATGGGTCGCCGCTGCTCAACTATGACCTCTCAGACTATGTGATGGGCGGCTTGAAGCGGGCACTATTGGCCATGGCGGAAGTCCAGTTTGCAGCGGGTGCCACCCAGGTCATGCCGCTACATGAGCAAGCGCCCTACTACAAGAGCTGGGCAGAAGCCCGAGCCGGCATCAAGGAGCTCGACATGAAGAAGTACCTGGTGACCGTCGGGAGCGCGCACATCATGGGTGGCTGCCGGCTCAGCGGGGATGCCACCCTGGGTGTGGTCCGGCCAGACGGCGTGCACTGGCAGATTGAGAATTTGTCGGTGCACGATGGCTCAATCTTCCCGACCAGCATTGGCGCCAACCCGCAACTGTCCATCTACGGGATGGTCAACAGACTGGCCACGCAGCTGGCGAAAGTCTTGGCGCACAAAGACGTTTCGTTGGCTTAG
- a CDS encoding putative solute-binding protein, translating into MKAKIRLLASASLAVAAHGPCEAGVVRKLCVYDLLGASGSVFGMAKDYAVESQKLGESLEIKAYTDERVASEDFKTGQCDAVILTGFRARQFNSVSGTLDSLGSATIIKDGKIDMPSSYEVLHKAIAIFAAPQAAKLMTEGAFEVGGVIPLGAAYPVVNDRKLSTVEALAGKRIAAFDHDKAQATMTQRIGAQPISADITNFATKFNNGAVDLIAAPGLAYKPLELYKGIGTKGGINRFPILMLTSQLIIRSDRFGEGFGTKSRKFWLEQYDRAMQIVEQNDASIPKSTWIEMSPENGRKYTLMFRDARLELGKTGVYDKRGLKMLKKIRCGIAPSDLECSTDSEDTWK; encoded by the coding sequence ATGAAAGCAAAAATACGTTTGCTGGCCTCAGCATCCCTGGCCGTTGCTGCCCACGGCCCCTGTGAGGCAGGGGTTGTTCGAAAGTTGTGTGTTTATGACTTGTTGGGGGCAAGTGGCAGCGTTTTTGGCATGGCCAAAGACTACGCAGTTGAATCGCAGAAGCTCGGAGAGAGCCTCGAAATCAAAGCCTATACCGATGAGCGAGTTGCATCGGAGGATTTCAAGACGGGTCAATGTGACGCCGTTATCCTGACTGGTTTTCGAGCACGACAATTCAATTCTGTCAGTGGCACCTTGGACTCGCTGGGCTCAGCCACCATCATCAAAGACGGCAAGATCGATATGCCGTCCAGCTACGAAGTGCTGCACAAGGCTATCGCCATCTTTGCCGCGCCACAAGCAGCCAAGCTGATGACAGAGGGCGCGTTCGAAGTTGGCGGCGTTATCCCCCTGGGGGCTGCCTATCCCGTCGTGAATGACCGAAAGCTGAGCACGGTCGAAGCACTGGCTGGCAAGCGCATTGCCGCATTTGATCATGACAAGGCTCAGGCCACGATGACCCAGAGAATCGGCGCTCAACCAATCTCAGCCGACATTACAAACTTTGCAACCAAATTCAATAACGGCGCAGTGGACTTGATCGCTGCCCCTGGATTGGCATACAAACCTTTAGAGCTTTACAAGGGCATCGGCACCAAGGGCGGAATCAATCGATTCCCTATTCTCATGTTGACGAGTCAGCTCATTATTCGCTCGGACCGCTTCGGTGAGGGCTTTGGCACAAAGTCGAGAAAGTTCTGGCTGGAGCAGTACGACCGTGCCATGCAAATCGTGGAACAAAACGATGCTTCGATACCGAAGAGTACCTGGATTGAAATGAGCCCAGAAAATGGGCGCAAGTACACCCTGATGTTCAGAGATGCGCGCTTGGAGCTTGGGAAAACGGGGGTGTACGACAAAAGGGGCTTGAAGATGCTCAAGAAGATACGATGCGGGATCGCCCCTTCCGACCTGGAGTGCTCAACGGACTCTGAGGACACCTGGAAGTGA
- a CDS encoding coniferyl aldehyde dehydrogenase, which yields MYENSGADILDALQTQRTSFQQDGLPSLSVRERRLMRLLKLVEDNEAAIVDAISADFQGRSAHETKLAELFVVRAGIRHALSHLGQWMRPRRVHTGLHFLPASNRLMPQPLGVVGIVSPWNYPLQLALCPALAALAAGNRVLMKPSELTPNFSHLLAKLVNDYFAPSELFVINGGADTASHFVAQKWDHLVFTGSTKVGRLVAKAAAANLTPVTLELGGKSPAIVDATCDLDVAAPRIAYGKFMNAGQTCIAPDYLLVPKGSAKRVADAIQSATSGMFPSLKYNADYTSIISDRHRDRLNGMIDDARSKGAAVIHVNPAGETFGSETRKIPPTLVLNPTMDMTLMQEEIFGPILPIVEYEELNDAISYINAQDHPLALYWFGKSSESRQRVLEGTTAGGVTINDCLWHLVQEDQPFGGVGASGMGAYHGQWGFDRFSHLKPIFHQPRFNGTFLLRPPYGPTFQHVLGLLKKLT from the coding sequence ATGTATGAAAACTCAGGTGCCGACATCCTGGATGCCTTGCAGACACAGAGAACGAGCTTCCAGCAAGATGGGCTTCCAAGCCTTTCTGTTCGTGAGCGGCGTCTGATGCGACTGCTTAAGCTCGTTGAGGACAACGAAGCAGCCATCGTCGATGCCATCAGCGCCGACTTTCAAGGGCGCAGCGCTCACGAAACCAAACTGGCCGAACTGTTTGTCGTGCGGGCTGGCATTCGGCATGCACTGTCTCACCTCGGTCAATGGATGAGGCCGCGGCGGGTGCACACAGGGCTTCACTTCCTCCCCGCTTCCAACAGGCTCATGCCGCAGCCTCTGGGTGTTGTGGGGATCGTCTCTCCTTGGAACTATCCGCTGCAGCTCGCCTTGTGTCCCGCGTTGGCAGCGCTTGCTGCGGGCAATCGGGTGCTCATGAAGCCGTCCGAACTGACGCCGAACTTCTCACATCTTTTGGCCAAGCTCGTCAACGACTACTTTGCCCCTTCGGAGTTGTTCGTCATCAACGGTGGCGCAGACACCGCATCCCACTTCGTGGCCCAGAAGTGGGATCACCTTGTCTTCACTGGCTCAACCAAGGTGGGGCGACTGGTTGCAAAGGCGGCAGCAGCCAACCTGACGCCCGTCACATTGGAGCTCGGTGGCAAGTCTCCCGCAATCGTCGATGCCACTTGTGACCTCGATGTCGCAGCGCCTCGAATTGCGTATGGCAAATTCATGAATGCAGGACAGACTTGCATCGCGCCCGACTACCTTCTCGTTCCGAAAGGCAGTGCAAAAAGGGTCGCTGACGCCATTCAAAGCGCAACGTCAGGCATGTTCCCGTCACTGAAGTACAACGCTGACTACACATCGATCATCAGTGACAGGCATCGGGATCGTCTCAACGGAATGATCGATGACGCCCGCAGCAAAGGCGCAGCAGTCATTCACGTCAATCCCGCCGGTGAAACATTCGGCAGCGAGACGCGCAAGATCCCCCCGACGTTGGTGCTGAATCCAACGATGGACATGACGCTGATGCAAGAGGAGATCTTTGGGCCGATCTTGCCCATCGTTGAGTACGAGGAACTCAACGACGCCATCTCCTACATCAACGCTCAGGATCACCCTCTGGCGCTCTACTGGTTCGGCAAGTCGAGCGAAAGCCGACAACGCGTGTTGGAAGGCACGACGGCTGGTGGCGTCACGATCAACGACTGCCTTTGGCATTTGGTGCAAGAAGACCAGCCATTCGGAGGCGTGGGCGCAAGCGGCATGGGCGCATACCACGGCCAGTGGGGCTTTGATCGGTTCAGTCACCTCAAACCGATCTTTCATCAGCCGCGCTTCAACGGCACTTTTTTATTGCGCCCGCCGTATGGGCCAACGTTTCAGCATGTGCTCGGTTTGCTGAAAAAGCTGACTTAA
- a CDS encoding AraC family transcriptional regulator, with product MSLWDFARDPSSIRLLLDFGEQRGVGAEALLDKTELTADLLSNPSAELSAAQELRVIENLLRAMRYRPGLGLELGLTCNFSAFGMWGYGVVSSATLGDAVNLALRFIQLSFAYSIIEQVHEGGQAQLTFSPPDLPTGIRRFVVERDMGAAACLLKEIGGESFHLNEFCLQAGKGRAYVRHDKVGRICGAEPCFDADRYYLSFDSKFLDFKLPKANPVTVAMCEHACQQLVLKRQSRMSTMKFVEAYIGGSTVPRLPTLESLAKLTNTSERTLKRRLQKEGTSFRTLVASGRATIASELVDNTSLTLTDVAERLGYADLSTFSQAFKRWFGVSPAEYRRRRGSSVSRSCG from the coding sequence ATGAGCTTGTGGGATTTTGCACGCGACCCTAGCAGCATCAGACTCTTGCTTGACTTTGGGGAACAGCGGGGCGTCGGCGCGGAAGCGCTTCTCGACAAGACTGAATTGACCGCAGACCTGCTGAGTAACCCGTCAGCAGAGTTGTCGGCCGCCCAGGAATTGAGGGTCATTGAGAACTTGCTTCGCGCAATGCGATATCGTCCTGGACTCGGCCTGGAGCTGGGACTGACCTGCAACTTCTCCGCCTTCGGAATGTGGGGTTACGGTGTGGTATCCAGCGCCACGCTCGGCGACGCCGTGAACTTGGCGCTCAGGTTCATACAACTGAGCTTCGCATACAGCATCATCGAACAGGTACATGAGGGAGGGCAGGCCCAGTTGACATTCAGTCCACCGGATTTGCCCACCGGCATTCGCCGCTTTGTGGTCGAACGGGACATGGGTGCCGCAGCATGCCTGCTGAAGGAAATCGGAGGCGAGTCCTTCCATCTGAACGAGTTTTGCCTGCAAGCCGGCAAAGGCCGGGCCTATGTGAGGCATGACAAGGTGGGGCGGATCTGTGGTGCAGAGCCTTGCTTCGACGCGGATCGCTACTATCTGTCCTTCGACAGCAAGTTTCTTGATTTCAAGTTGCCGAAGGCCAATCCCGTCACGGTCGCGATGTGCGAGCACGCGTGCCAGCAACTCGTCTTGAAGCGTCAATCGCGCATGAGCACCATGAAGTTCGTGGAGGCCTACATTGGCGGATCGACGGTGCCGCGACTACCTACGCTTGAGTCGCTGGCCAAACTGACGAACACCAGCGAGCGCACGCTGAAGCGCCGACTTCAAAAAGAAGGCACCTCTTTTCGTACATTGGTGGCCAGTGGTCGGGCGACGATTGCCTCTGAACTCGTTGACAACACCAGCTTGACACTCACTGACGTTGCTGAAAGGCTGGGATACGCCGACCTGTCAACCTTCTCTCAAGCCTTCAAGCGATGGTTCGGCGTGTCCCCCGCTGAATATCGAAGAAGGCGAGGCAGTTCGGTATCACGGTCGTGTGGTTGA